The stretch of DNA CTGGATCGCGGCTAAAAAAATAAACCTTGCGGGAATTGATTTTAGCAAGATCGGAGGGGAGATATCATACAAAGGCGAGAGGCTCAAGCTTAAGGATATAAATTTAAGCGAAGGCCAAAAAACTTCCTCTATCAATGCAGAGATATTTAGCGACGGAGGATTTAGCGCCATTGCATCGCTCGAGGGGAATTCGTTAGGCCTCATCAACCTGTTCAACGATGAAGTGAAATGGCTTTCAGGGGCATCTACAGGCTACGTTAGCATTTCCAACAAGAATGGGCTTGCTATTTCAGGCGACCTATCAATAAGCAAAGGGATAGCGCGCATTAACAAGCTCGGCACGGATATCGGCGGCCTTGATGTCAATGCAAGCGCGTCGAATAAAGTCGTCTATTTGAAAAAGTTGAACGGTTATTTTTACGGGGGGGGCAATGCGGCGCCCAGTCCAGTTTCAATCTACGGGTATCTCGACCTGGATAATAACTATGTCAATTTGAGATCGATCGACGGGAATTATAGGATCAATTATTCAAATATTTACGATGGCATGCTTTCAATAAAAAATGCGTCGATTTTTGGGCCGTTATCCCTGCCCCTTGTTTCATGCGAAGCCAAGCTTGAAGACGGGGCGGTATCTATCCCGCAGGCTTCGGGCGATAGCGCAGGATCGCAGGCCGCAAACCCTATCGGCCTCGATATCAAGCTTGATATCGGCAATAATATTTATCTGACATCGGGGAATATCAGCGCCTTGAACAATATTTTCCTCAATTTAGAAATTTCCGGGGACAACATTGAAGTTAACGGCACGCAAAATGACCCGAAGTTGACTGGGCTTGTCTTGTTCAACCGGGGATCGGTCAGCATATTGAACCGGGATTTTTTGCTGCTTACAGAATCGCAGAAAAAAGAGATATACCCTTATGACCTGGACATGCAATCGAAAGATTACGCCGAATTTTTTGGGGGAATATTGCCAAAGTTGAATATTACTGCCATGACAAGGCTAGAAGAAGCGGAGAACAGCAAAAACGCCGAAACAGCGGCCCCTAATCCAAAAAAAGAAATTACCATCATTTCAAAAATTACAGGAATACCGTTCAGCGCGGAAAAGGACAAGGTTCTAAAGATCGGGTTTAGCGCCTTGGAAGCGGATAGATCGACGAGTCCCCCGACATACAAGAGTTCCGCATACACCGAAGACGAGATCCGCGTCCTTCTGCTCCCTGATTTTATCAAATCGGCCGTCGGATTAAATAAAAGCGGGGCAACTTCCATAGATACAAATGCAGTGATGGCCGATTATTTGAACAGCAGGCTTCAGGCGTACGTTTTCCGCGGCCTTGAGCGCGGGCTCGAAAAAGCTTTGGGGCTCGAAAGCTTGACGCTCCAATATAACTTCGGGCGGGACTTGAGAAAAGCTTTGGGAGCAAAAGATACAAGCCAGGCGGCGGCGCAGACCTTAGGCGTGCAGTTTGTGAAAGGGTTTTTCGACAAATTCTTTATCGACGTCAAGTATTCCCAGCCGATGGAAACAACAGTTGGCGCGGCAAGCCAGACTTATATTAACTACCAAGTTACCTACAGGTTGACATCAGTGCTTTCAATCTCGTATTATAGAGAGCCTATAAGCATTAACGATCTCGTGAGCGGCTATGCAAAAGGGTCGTTGCGCGCGGGGTATTCGTTCTAAGGAGCTATATGAAGAAAAAAATTGGCGTTTCGGCGATCTTGTTGATAATGGCGTTATTATCGCTCTCATTTATCGTGTTCGCGGAAGAGGTCGATATCCCCGCGAAAATAACCGCGTTTGAAGTTTTGGGGAATTCCCATGTTCCCGCGAAGGAGATATTGGAGGCGGTATTCAGCAAGGTAAATGAAAATGTCGACCAGGACAAGATCAAGAACGACCTTAAGGCCATTTATGCCCTTGGGTATTTTAAGGATGTTAATGCTTCATTTGAGGCTTTCAAGGACGGCACGAAGATAATATACAACGTTTCGGAAAATCCCATCCTCCGCGAAATAAGCATCCATGGGAATACGGCGTATCCTACAAGTGAAATAATAAGCGCTATGGGCATTATCCGAGGCGGCGTGCTCAATCTAAAAAATATCAGGAACGGCATTGATTCGATAAATAAAAAATATAAAAAAGACGGATATACCTTGGCAAGGGTAGTTGACATCTCAACAGATAAGGACAAAGTTGCGGTTAAGCTTGCCGAGGGTGTAGTCGAGGGGATAAGCCTTGAAGGAAATGAATCGACCAAAGACTATGTTGTTTTGCGCGAGATGGACACGAAGGCGGGAAAAGTCTTCAATGAAGAAGTGCTTTCAAAAGATTTAAGAAGGATATTCAACTTGGGATTTTTCTCCGAGATCAATCCGGCTTTTGAGCCGGGCTCGTCAAGCGATAAGATGATCTTAGTCATCAAAATAAAAGAAACGAGGACCAATACTGTGAATTTCGGAGGCGGCTGGGGGGAGCGCGACGGCTGGTTCGGGTTTGCCGACCTTGCGATCAACAATTTAATGGGTACAGCCCAGGGGCTTATGGTCCGCGGACAAGCAGGCCAGCAGCTCACGACTTACCAATTCAAATATTCAAATCCCTGGTTTTTGCCCGAAAAACTCGGGAACAGGACATCGTATACATTGCGAGCATGGAATACCCAGGGGAACGATATTTACTTGACCCAGCAGGACCAGTACAATGTCGGCTGGGATATGGCTTTCGGTAAAACTTACAAGGATTTTTTTGGGGGCAGCATCAACTTCGGATCCGAAAGCATCTCTCCCAGAAGCGGAGCGTCTTTTGAGGCGTATACTGCGCCGTATATCGGAGCCACTTTCTCGTATGATACGCGAGATGTCTGGATGAATCCCAAAAAAGGCGTTTATGACGTTTTGTCATTGAAACAAGGTTGGAATGTTACCAAGTCATCGACAAATTTCTTCAAGATCGGTTTGGACCTGAATGGTTTCAGGCCGGCAGCCGATTCCCAGGTCTTTGCGGCTCATTTTGGGGTTGGGCTTGGCATTGGCGCGGTTCCTCTTGGCGAACTTTATTGGGCAGGGGGGCCGAATACTGTCCGAGGGTACGGGTTAACCGAGCTGCGCCGGGGAGCAAGGAAAATTATTGCAAACCTCGAATACAGGTTGACGTTCAACGAAATGTTCCAAGGTGTCTTTTTCTACGATTGGGGAAATGCTTGGGATGTCGGCATGCCAGAGACCGAAAAATTTATGGCGGGGTGGGGGCCGGGATTGCGGCTTAACACGCCTCTAGGGCCTATTCGTTTGGATTACGGGATCGGCACGGCAAAGACCGCCTCCGATGGTATCTTGCACTTCAGCATTGGTCAAGCCTTTTAAATCGCTGTTGTTTTTATCGTCAAAATAATTTTTTAAAACCACTTTACAGCCTCACTATATCCAATAATACCCGTTTGCCCGCCTTTGGAGGGCTTCTGGCATAAAAATTGCTATTAACTGTTAGAAACAAAATGAAACAAACAATGCCGGAAGAAATAATTGAAAGAAGGATCTATTTGATAAGAGGGCATAAGATCATGCTTGATCGTGATCTAGCCGAACTTTATGGAGTTGAGACTTATAACCTTAATAAAGCTGTTAAGAGGAACAAAGAAAGGTTCCCTGAGGATTTTATGTCCCAACTTTCAAAAGAAGAATACAAAGCTTTAAGATTCCAAATTGGAATCCTAAAAAGAGGGCATCATTCAAAGTTTCTGCCATATGCATTTACGGAATTGGGTATTTCCATGCTTTCTTCTGTTCTGCGAAGCAAAAGAGCGATAGCTGTCAATATCCAAATTATGAGAACCTTCGCAAAATTGAGAGAAATTCTATCTTCACATAAAGACTTGCGGAGAAAGATCGAAGAAATGGAATCAAAATATGATTATCAATTTAAAGCAGTTTTCGACGCTATCAAAGCGCTGATGGATGAGCCAGCGAGCAAAACGGGCAAAATTGGGTTTTTGAAATAATAGACGCGAAGTTGAGCTATTTCGGCGAATTTTCGTTCCAGACGGCGGGGTTGCCTTCGGGGTGTTGGCGCCCCGCCACGATGGAAAATGCAAATCAATAGGAGGGTGGAATGGATACATATGAAATAGATAAAATTTTAGGGTACGAAGATGCTTGCAACTTCCAACTTCAAAACAAATAATAATATCCAAATTCCAAATATCGAACAAAAAGAAGCCAAGCCGAGGGATTTAAGGGAAAGGCTTTTTAGGTTTTCGGTGGATATATTATTTATATGCAAGAAATTGCCAAATTCTGCTGAATTTGAAAACATCAAAAAGCAGCTATCTAAATCGGTCACTTCGATTGCCGCAAATTTTGAAGAAGCCGATGGCGCCCTTTCAAAAAAGGATTTTATCAATAAGTTAAGCATCGCCAGAAAAGAAGCGAAAGAGACAAAATACTGGCTTAGAGTATTGGGCGAGATCCATTTAAATGAAATTGATTATTATTTAGATGAATCCGAACAAATAATTAAAATATTGAGCTCAATCCTGTTCAAGTCCGGTTATAGATCACGATTGAATAACTTGCAATCCTAGTATTTTGTATTTGATTGTTTGAATTTTGAATATTGTTTGGGTGTTGGAAGTTGGAAGTTGGAAGTTGGAAGTTGGAAGTTGGAAATTGCCTAGAATGGTGTTATAATGACCCTATCAGGTTCCAATCGACTCGGAGCATCGATGGCAAATCGTTTCTACCATCAAAAAGGTTTATATTTACCCCTTACGGCACAACTTTATCCAAAAATTCCCGCAAAACCGATTTTATGCATATTTTCTTGGGCGAGGCTTGGGAAAATAACGTGAAATTAATGTTGCGTTTTGCCGATATATATAAGGGATTTTTGAAATTGGATAAAAGGAGCGGCGGATTTTGAAGAAGTTAATACTTGCAATCATTATTCTTCTATTTTCAAGTATGGCGTTTGCTGCACCATCGATAACGATCTTTTCTCCAAAAAGCGGAGACAATATCGGCGGGAGCATAAATATAACTTGGTTAGCAAGTGATTCTGTTGGTTTTTCTTTAACCCCAATTTCAATTTATTATTCGGTTGATGGCGGCGCAACTTACACTAAAATTACAAATGCGACAGAAAATGACGGACAATCTTGGTGGGGAAGTTGGGGCATATCAGACACTGCAGCGGCTAAAATAAAAATAGAAGCAAAAAATCTGAACAATGAAATAGCAACCGCCGAAAGCAATGTTTTTAGCATCTATTCATCGCCTTATACAAATTTAGCAGTTTCTATACCATATATATTGATTGGGGGGACAACGCAAGAAATATCTTGGAATTCATATGATGCCGGCAGCGACTTATTGGAGAATTCTGTAAGCATCTATTTTCGAGAGAATTCTAATACAGACTGGGTGCTCCTTGCCTCAAATCAGGCATTAAGCGGCAAGTATATTTTTTCGGTGCCATTGATAAACAGCTCGAATGCAGCGATAAGATTTGATGTAAAAGATAAAGCAGGGCATGCGGGAAGCGATTCTTGGGGTTTTTCAATCACCACAAAGCCCCCTTCTATCGCGGTTTCAGCCCCTAATGGAGGGGAAAAAATCGATGGCGGGAAGCAATATACATTAAAATGGACCGTTGCAAACAGCGAAAGCCTGCCGGCATATCCATTTTCACTTTTTTATTCATTAGATAACGGGAGCAGCTATACAAAGATCGCCGAGGGCATTCAAAGAGGCGCCACTTCATACAATTGGGCGGCTCCATTAATAAACAACGCGCTGGCAAAAATAAAAATTACAGCTGCGGATGTATTTGGCAAAGTATATTCCGACGAAAGCGATAATGCCTTTACATTATATATGCCGCCGGCAGGGACGATCCTTTCTCCGAACGGCGGAGAAAACTTGAAAGGCGGAGATGTGGCAAATATCACGTGGATCGCCTCCGGCGAGGGGATCAATCCATCAGATTGCAAGGTTAATCTGAAATACTCGACAAACGGCGGAAGCGCATGGCAGGATATTGCGAGCGGATTGGACAACAGCGGATTATACGGCTGGACTTTGCCCAAGATCGACAGCAACAAAACCAAAATAAAAGTTGAAGTTATTAACAGCAAAAGCGAAGTTGTAAGCAGCGACCAAAGCGATAATGATTTTACGATCGACAGCACCCCGCCGACTGTTACTATTTTAAAGCCAACAGCAACGTACATATGGACCTTGAATAATAGTTACGGCTATGGGGGAGGCAAGTTCGGTTCAGATTTAACAATTTCTTATAATGCTAATGATAATTTTGGATTTTCAAGCGCAGATTTATATTTTTCAAATGACGGAGGCAACTTATATAAATGGATAGGCGCATCTCAAAAAATAAATGAAAATAGTTCTTTTTGGATTGAAGAGCCAAACGATACGGAAATCGCAAAAATAAAGGTTCAAGTCAAAGATAAGGCGGGAAATATTGCAACATTAGAAAGTGCCGCGTTCAAAGTAGCATCTGTCCCATTGGTTTCAATTATCTCTCCAAGTTGGAATGAGTATATTAAAGGCGGAACATCTTATAAGATCAAATGGCAGGCAAGCGACTTAAAAAATAATCTTTTGTCGAATCCAATTACAATAAAATATTCTTCAAACAATGGAACGTCATGGCAAACAATTGCATCAAATGAGGTCAATGACGGCGAATATGACTGGACTGCGCCAAGCATCGATGTTAATCAATATAACGGGAAATTGAGGATCGAAGCGCTAGATTCCGATGGCAATGTCGGGTTCCAAGAAGTATATGCGGGCATTGATTCGACCGCGCCGACGGTAAAATTCACAAATCTGCCGGCGGAAGACATGATTAAAACCGATGGGCAAATTAATTTAACCTGGAATATAGTCGAAAAAGGAAGCGTCAAGGGAGCGGAGCTGTATTATTCAACAGATAGCGGCGCAAGCTATAGCAAAGTTGAGCAAACAATAAATTATTGGAATAATGGCGGGAGCTGTACATGGGATGTCCCGCAAGCGCTAAATGGGAAAAACGTTAAGTTTAAAGTTGAAGTTGTTGATTATGTAAATAATGCCGCCACCGATGAGAGCAAATCCTATAAGATAATGTTTATCCCGAAAGTTTCAATTGTTTATCCTATCCCTTACTCATTTGCCGGCGGGTCGACCTATAACATCAAATGGAAGGCAAGCGCCACCGCTAGCAATTTAGCGCAAAATCCCATAACGATAAAATTTTCTTCAGACAATGGAGCTTCATGGGAAACAATTGCGGCAAACCAGCCGAATACTTCCGAATATATATGGAAGGTCCCTTCAATTGATGCGAAATATTGCAAGATAAGGATAGAAGCTGTCGACGTAGACGGGACCATAGGATCATCAGACATGGGATTTAGAATTGACAGTACTGCTCCCGATATTATCCTAACCTCATTAAACAGCGGAGAAACTATTAATTCCGGACAAAATTACAATATCACTTGGAAATGGACGGATAAAAACAGCGGACAAAATGGAAGCACCCTTAACTGCATTATTTCATATTCAACAAATGAGGGAGCTGCCTATTCGAAAATAGGCGATTCTTCGGCATATTTTTATGGGTGGGACGGCTATAAAGATGGAAATTTTGTTTGGACTGTTCCTGACAATATTTCAACAAGCAGCGCCAAGGTGAAATTGGAAGCAATAGATAATGCAGGCAATATTTCAACCGCCGAAAGCGCAAAGCCTTTCAGCATAATGATCCCGCCTGTCGGGACCGTCCTGTCGCCAAACGGGGGAGAGAATTATTATTATTTGGATACGGTCGGCATAAAATGGAAAAAAGACGGCGGAGAAGCTGTTGCCAATGATTATTTAGTCGATCTTTATTACAAGAAAAATGGCGGAAGCGATTGGAAAACGATTGCCCAAGCAATAAAGAATACAGGCGCGTATTCGATTCCGGTATCGGTAATCGTCGCCGACTCAAAAACATATATCAATGAAGCTAAGATCAAAGTTGAAATGGTGAAAAATGGGACAATTTCTTCGTCGGATGAAAGCGACGATGTTTTTGTGGTTTATAGCGGCACATCATCAAATGTGAATAACGCGATATTAATTAAGGCGCCATCAACGGGTGAGGTTCTAACTGCCGGCAGCACTTATAAGATTGCTTGGGAAACAAATGACAACCTATATCTTAGTAAAAAAGATAAAATATCCATTTATGTTTATTATTTCAGCGACCATGATGAATATCCATATAACAAGAATGTATCCGGAGTAGATTTTATTGCCAAAGATCAACCGGGCGATCAAAATTATTTTAATTGGAAAATCCCAACTAATACCAAAGCCGCGAAATTCGCAAGAATATATGTAAACACGAGCGGCAAGCAATATGCCAATGGTTACAGCGCGGAATTCTCGATTGATTCGCCATTCACGGATAAAAACTTATATTTCGACGCATCCGGCGAGGCAAAAATCGAATTTCCGAATGGAGTTGAATCCGGCTTGAAATGGGCGAAGTTTGAAGAAACACCGTCGCCCAAAACTGCGCCAAGAGGGGCGAAGATCGTAAAGGCCCCATTCAAAATATCAGGAGATGTTGACGACCTTAAGGCGGAAGGCCAATTTTCGCTCCCATTCGCTTCCGAAATCAAAAACCCGAAAGTATTCTGGTTTTCTCCAAAAGAAAATAAATGGCAAAAAGTCGCTGCCGTAAAACTTGGCGATAAAATGCTCTTTAAATTCAGGAAGCTCGGCGTCTTTGCTGTTTTTGACGTAATCGACAACAACCCTCCGGAGATTTTTTCAATTAAGGTAAATGGGAGAAAAGTCGCAAAAGACGACTCGATCCCAAGCTCCCCCGATATCCAAATCGATGTTAAAGATGATTATGGGATCGACATCGGAGTCATGTCTCTTTCAATAGATAATGAAGAAGCAAAATCACTGCAATTGGATGGAATTTCGGCAAAATCGGACGCTTTTCCCGTTCAGGCCGGCACGTTCAGGACCAAAGGCGCGTTAAGCGCGGACCTGCCGGTCGGACCGCATACATTTACAATTGTTGCGTCCGACGAAGTCGGCAATTCAACAACTTTTATTGAAACGCTATATGTCGTCGGCTCGTCCGTTTCGGGGCTTATGGTTTATCCGAACCCGTACCATATCGGCCAAACCCTTAAATTCGACGGCCTGGCATCCGACGTCAATGTCTATATATATGAAATATCTGGCGATCTGGTGTGGCACGGATTTACATCGGGAGCGGCGAGCATATCGTGGGACGGCAAAAACAATTTCGGCAATGCAGCCGTGCCGGGCGTGTATTTATACCTTGTAAAAGATTCCCAAGGGAGCAGATCAATTGGCAAAATTGCAGTTATTAAATAAAATATTTTTAATAATAATCGCTGCCGCTTTAGGCGCTTCACCGGCGTTCGCGCAAAGCGACCAGGCAGGGACATCCGGCAGTGCGTTCTTAAAACTTGACCAAAGCGTCAAGGCGGCGGGGCTCGGGGGAGCGTTTGCCGCCTTGGCCAATGACCCTTCGGCGATCTATTATAATCCCGCGGGGCTCCAGATGCTGAAAAACAAAAAACTTTCTTTTACAAACACAAATTGGCTTGTCGGTTCGAATTATTCAACTATTTGCTATGCCCAGCCGTCGGGAGGCTCCGATACGTTTGGAGGCTCGGTTTCTTATCTTAATTATGGAAGCATACAAGAAACAACGGCAGTTTCCCGGACGGGGACTGGGAGGTCTTTTGCTCCTGTTTCATATCTTGGGATATTATCTTGGGCGAGGAATATGAGATGGGGGTATTTGGGGGTAAGCGCAAAACTCCTCCAGCAGAATATCGATTCATACAGCGAAAACGGCGTCGGGGTTGATGCCGGTATTTTGAGCGCGACACCTATGGAGTACCTAAGATTTGGAGCATCTGTCTTGAATTTGGGATGGAGCGGAGATAAAGTCCTCCCTTATACTATCTTGATGGGCCTTGCCTATGAAACAAACTTTGGTTTGGATATATTAGCCGATATGCGAATTCCAAGAGATGCGTTATCGACCATACATTTAGGAGTCGAATATGCTCCAATTCCGCTTTTATCTTTAAGAGGAGGGATCAACACGAAAGCAAACGACGAAGCAGGCGGGAATTACAGTTTAGGGTTGGGGCTTAACCTTTCTGCTTTGAATATTGATTATGCATATGTCCCTTATGCCGACCTCGGGGCAACACATAGGATAGGAATGGAGGCCAAATTTTAATGACAAATCGAAAATTGGTTTTTTGGATTTTGATATTAGGATTTACCACGTTAGTGGTCGGTTGCGGGAAATTATCTAACTCTCCAAATATAGTAAGCCTTGCAAACCAAGGCGAAATATCAGGTAAAATTTACAGCCTTTCTGCTTCAAATTACTATGCCGATAAATTTGTCCCAATCCCGGGGGCAAAGGTCACGGTTGGGACAATAGAAGTTATTGCGTCGGCGGACGGGTCTTATAAAATTTCAGGGGTGCAGGCAGGGGAAATGCAAATAACGGCAACTGCTGAAGGGTTTTCGGCTAATACAATTAAAGCAAACAGGAATGTGATAAATTTCTATCTTCAAGGCGGATCATCGTCAACTGAAAAAGGAACAGCAACAATTACCGGAACAATTTATGGCTTGCCTTCGGGAATTTCCAGTGTTTATGGAAGTGCGATTTCCGCTGCAAAAGGCTCTTCAAGCTCAAGTTATGACCCCTCATTATACAAGTACACGATCACTGGCGCCCCTGATGATGGGGAAACCTATGTTTTTGCATATTATTCAACTTACGAAGCAGGGTTAAATAGGAGAGTTTACTCGTATAAAAAAGTCAGCATGACGTCCGCGAGCCGCGAGGTTGATCTGGATTTCGCGGCCTCCGACAAATCCTTGGTCGTAAATATTAAAAACAAGCAGGGACTTGTTCCGGGAACATTGTATGCGCACCTTTATAATGGATATAGGCTCCTGCTTTCCGGGCTTTACAATAAAAGCCAGACGCAAGAAGGGACTGTTAATATTTCGAAGATCCCCGCGCTTGAACCAGGGGACAGTTATTCGGTAAATATATATGCCTCGGGAACGGCCGCAGGCGATATAACCTCGATAAATTTATATAAAAACAGCCTGACTGCAGGGCAAAGTGTTGATCTAGACATATCGACAATTCCTGATTTTAAGATCAATAGCCCAACTAGCGGCGAAACTCTATCAAGCCATCCGACTTTCGCGTGGGAGCCGATAAGCGATGATAAAACTTTATATGTAGTTTATCTGTATCCTACCGACTCTTATAGCACAATTTGGTGGGGAATGACGAAAAGCAGTTCCATAACGCTTCCTGAAGCAGTCATATTAAACAGTGGCGGGTACAAATGGTCTGTGGCAGTCCTAAATGCCTCAAACTTAGATCCTGCGGATATAATCCCGTCAATTTCACAATCATCTTATAATTGGATAATTGGATCGTCAATGAGGAGCTTTACTTATGCGAAATAAATTGATATTTGCTGTGTGTGTTTTGGGTTTTATTTTTTCATTTGAGATTTGTCATTTGTCAATCCCCGCAGGGGCAATGGGAGCTCCTATTCCACGAAGTGAACAAATAGAGATCCTCCGGATAGATGACTTTGAAGATGGGGATATCGCAAAAAGCCCGTCATGGTGGGTTTTTGATAATATATCCTGCGAAATCATAGGCAGCGGTGGGCTAAACGGAGGCGATCTGGGCGTAGAGCGGTCTGTTGGAGAAAGAGCTCTATTAATAAAGAGCAAAGGGAATATCGAGTGGTACGCGGGCGGGCTTGGATTTATCGAAAAATATCCAATAGACTTGTCAAAGTATAAGGATCTCCAATTTGATATTTTCGGATTTGGGGCGGGAGATGGGACGCTAAAAATTGAAATTTATGATGACGATAATGATAGTTGGACGTTTGAGAAAGACAAAAAAGACCAGAACAAGCTATTATTTGACGATAGGTTTATCTCGGCTATCCCAATAAATTGGAGCGGATGGAAAAGAGTTTCTGTTCCGTTTGATTCATTTATTGACGATAATCCGGGAGCGGGGAATGACAAGTTTGATCTGGGGGCAAAAAATGGCAAAGGCGGCGTTCTGCAGATACAGCTGATCTGTCTCGCTTCGACTAAAGGCTCACCCATTAAGTTTGCCGTTGATAATTTGCGGTTGGCCAGATAGAGCTGGGGAGGACAACAGCGTATCAGATCCCGAGCCTGATATTCTGATACTCTGAAAAACGGAGGGTGAGATGAAAAAAACATCGAGGGGCAAGTAGCAAGAAGGAAGCTCCATAATGGCATGGAGATTGCTTGTATTTGTGTATAGGGGGCAATAGGAGAGAAGTCAAGGCGAGATATCGTATTAATTGACGAAAAGGCATCTGATGGAAAAATATTTATTATGAAAAGCAAAAAAACAGACCAAAATCGCTACGACAAATTAATAAATTCCATAGGAATATTGCTTAATAATGCTCGTGAAAAAGCTTTTCAGCAAGTAAATAGTATATTGGTAAAAACATATTGGGAGATTGGAAGGCACATAATCGTTTATGAACAAGAAAATAATCTCAGAGCCGAGTATGGGTCAAAACTGCTAGATCAGATCGCTCATGATTTGAAGGAAAATAATGGAAAAGGATTCAGTCGAAGTAATGTTATATATATGAGACTGTTATACAAGAAGCATCCAATAAGTCAGACACTGTCTGACCAATTGAGCTGGAGTCATTTCGTAGAATTGCTGGGCGTAGAGGATGACCTGGCCCGTTCTTTTTACGAGAAGGAGTGTTTGTCTAACCGATGGAGCGTCAGAGAGCTTAGGCGACAGATCGATTCAATGCTTTTCGAGAGATTAGCCTTAAGCAGAGACAAAAAAGGGATTCTTGAGCTGGCCGTCAAAGGGCATAAAATAGAAAAACCGGAGGACATGGTCAAAAATCCATATGTATTGGAATTCTTGGGGATCCCAAAGGATTACAAGTACTCGGAAAAAGAACTTGAGCAAAAAGTTATTGATAATATGCAAGAATTTTTGATGGAATTAGGCAAAGGATTTTCTTTTGTAGCGCGTCAATTTCGTATTACTTTGGGCAACAAGCATTTTTATGTTGATCTGGTGTTTTACCATCGGATCTTAAAATGCTATGTGCTGATCGACCTTAAGCTTAATGCGGTTTCGCATCAGGATGTAGGGCAGATGAATATGTATCTCAATTATTTCAAGAAAGAAGAAATGCATGAGGGCGACAATGGGCCGATCGGAATAGTTTTGGGCGCAGAGAAGAATCACGTTCTTGTTGAGTATGCATTAGGCGGGATATCAAATAAACTGTTTGCTTCAAAATATCGATTATCTTTGCCGGATAAGAAGCTTTTGCAAGGCGCCATGGAGAAATTTGTTGTCGGTAGTTAAAAAAATAGCGTGCAATTTGGG from Candidatus Saganbacteria bacterium encodes:
- a CDS encoding four helix bundle protein, whose amino-acid sequence is MLATSNFKTNNNIQIPNIEQKEAKPRDLRERLFRFSVDILFICKKLPNSAEFENIKKQLSKSVTSIAANFEEADGALSKKDFINKLSIARKEAKETKYWLRVLGEIHLNEIDYYLDESEQIIKILSSILFKSGYRSRLNNLQS
- a CDS encoding ORF6N domain-containing protein; its protein translation is MKQTMPEEIIERRIYLIRGHKIMLDRDLAELYGVETYNLNKAVKRNKERFPEDFMSQLSKEEYKALRFQIGILKRGHHSKFLPYAFTELGISMLSSVLRSKRAIAVNIQIMRTFAKLREILSSHKDLRRKIEEMESKYDYQFKAVFDAIKALMDEPASKTGKIGFLK
- a CDS encoding BamA/TamA family outer membrane protein yields the protein MKKKIGVSAILLIMALLSLSFIVFAEEVDIPAKITAFEVLGNSHVPAKEILEAVFSKVNENVDQDKIKNDLKAIYALGYFKDVNASFEAFKDGTKIIYNVSENPILREISIHGNTAYPTSEIISAMGIIRGGVLNLKNIRNGIDSINKKYKKDGYTLARVVDISTDKDKVAVKLAEGVVEGISLEGNESTKDYVVLREMDTKAGKVFNEEVLSKDLRRIFNLGFFSEINPAFEPGSSSDKMILVIKIKETRTNTVNFGGGWGERDGWFGFADLAINNLMGTAQGLMVRGQAGQQLTTYQFKYSNPWFLPEKLGNRTSYTLRAWNTQGNDIYLTQQDQYNVGWDMAFGKTYKDFFGGSINFGSESISPRSGASFEAYTAPYIGATFSYDTRDVWMNPKKGVYDVLSLKQGWNVTKSSTNFFKIGLDLNGFRPAADSQVFAAHFGVGLGIGAVPLGELYWAGGPNTVRGYGLTELRRGARKIIANLEYRLTFNEMFQGVFFYDWGNAWDVGMPETEKFMAGWGPGLRLNTPLGPIRLDYGIGTAKTASDGILHFSIGQAF
- a CDS encoding carboxypeptidase regulatory-like domain-containing protein, with the protein product MTNRKLVFWILILGFTTLVVGCGKLSNSPNIVSLANQGEISGKIYSLSASNYYADKFVPIPGAKVTVGTIEVIASADGSYKISGVQAGEMQITATAEGFSANTIKANRNVINFYLQGGSSSTEKGTATITGTIYGLPSGISSVYGSAISAAKGSSSSSYDPSLYKYTITGAPDDGETYVFAYYSTYEAGLNRRVYSYKKVSMTSASREVDLDFAASDKSLVVNIKNKQGLVPGTLYAHLYNGYRLLLSGLYNKSQTQEGTVNISKIPALEPGDSYSVNIYASGTAAGDITSINLYKNSLTAGQSVDLDISTIPDFKINSPTSGETLSSHPTFAWEPISDDKTLYVVYLYPTDSYSTIWWGMTKSSSITLPEAVILNSGGYKWSVAVLNASNLDPADIIPSISQSSYNWIIGSSMRSFTYAK
- a CDS encoding PorV/PorQ family protein, producing MAKLQLLNKIFLIIIAAALGASPAFAQSDQAGTSGSAFLKLDQSVKAAGLGGAFAALANDPSAIYYNPAGLQMLKNKKLSFTNTNWLVGSNYSTICYAQPSGGSDTFGGSVSYLNYGSIQETTAVSRTGTGRSFAPVSYLGILSWARNMRWGYLGVSAKLLQQNIDSYSENGVGVDAGILSATPMEYLRFGASVLNLGWSGDKVLPYTILMGLAYETNFGLDILADMRIPRDALSTIHLGVEYAPIPLLSLRGGINTKANDEAGGNYSLGLGLNLSALNIDYAYVPYADLGATHRIGMEAKF
- a CDS encoding DUF1016 domain-containing protein, translated to MKSKKTDQNRYDKLINSIGILLNNAREKAFQQVNSILVKTYWEIGRHIIVYEQENNLRAEYGSKLLDQIAHDLKENNGKGFSRSNVIYMRLLYKKHPISQTLSDQLSWSHFVELLGVEDDLARSFYEKECLSNRWSVRELRRQIDSMLFERLALSRDKKGILELAVKGHKIEKPEDMVKNPYVLEFLGIPKDYKYSEKELEQKVIDNMQEFLMELGKGFSFVARQFRITLGNKHFYVDLVFYHRILKCYVLIDLKLNAVSHQDVGQMNMYLNYFKKEEMHEGDNGPIGIVLGAEKNHVLVEYALGGISNKLFASKYRLSLPDKKLLQGAMEKFVVGS